From Roseburia hominis, the proteins below share one genomic window:
- a CDS encoding aminoglycoside phosphotransferase family protein gives MESLTKNRQNEETLRRMVERFFYPLELQSYKELTEGYFNVAYEVTLSSGEAVILKVAPAKGVRVMTYERNIMCAEVQAMEMALEHGGIPVPKVFGYDDSHTICESPYFFMEKLKGSSLHEIKDDFTQEQINDIYKETGRINKEINRIACPCFGYPGQPEFQGKDWYMVFRRMLEAGISDARQGNVDLKIPVDELLRYLEWDKDIFAEVAEPRLVHWDLWDGNIFVSDGVITGLIDWERCIWGDPLLEVGFRTHSDNPFFRKGYGMKAFTKSQERRSLWYDIYLFVLVSLECEYRKYETMDMYQWATHMLTTLFGKLV, from the coding sequence ATGGAAAGTTTAACAAAGAACAGGCAGAATGAAGAAACACTCAGGAGGATGGTGGAACGCTTTTTCTATCCACTTGAGTTACAGTCTTATAAGGAGCTGACGGAAGGATATTTTAATGTGGCCTATGAGGTGACTTTAAGCAGTGGGGAGGCAGTCATTTTGAAGGTCGCCCCGGCGAAAGGCGTCCGGGTCATGACATATGAGAGAAATATCATGTGTGCGGAGGTTCAGGCGATGGAAATGGCGCTGGAGCACGGAGGGATCCCCGTTCCTAAAGTGTTTGGGTATGATGACAGTCATACGATATGCGAATCTCCGTACTTCTTCATGGAAAAGCTGAAAGGAAGCAGTCTGCATGAAATAAAAGACGATTTCACTCAGGAACAGATCAACGACATATACAAAGAGACTGGAAGAATTAATAAGGAGATCAACCGTATTGCTTGTCCTTGTTTCGGTTATCCTGGGCAGCCGGAATTTCAGGGGAAAGACTGGTACATGGTCTTTCGCAGGATGCTGGAGGCCGGAATCAGCGATGCCAGACAAGGAAATGTTGATTTGAAAATACCTGTGGATGAGCTGCTCCGATATCTGGAGTGGGATAAGGACATTTTTGCAGAAGTGGCAGAGCCACGGCTGGTGCATTGGGATCTCTGGGACGGGAATATTTTTGTCTCGGATGGGGTGATTACCGGCCTGATTGACTGGGAACGCTGCATCTGGGGAGATCCCCTATTGGAAGTAGGCTTCAGGACTCATTCAGACAACCCCTTTTTCCGGAAAGGTTATGGCATGAAAGCGTTTACGAAGTCACAGGAGAGAAGGAGCCTGTGGTACGATATTTATTTGTTTGTTCTGGTATCATTGGAGTGTGAGTACCGGAAGTACGAGACGATGGACATGTATCAGTGGGCTACCCATATGCTGACGACACTGTTTGGGAAACTGGTATAA
- a CDS encoding GNAT family N-acetyltransferase codes for MKIIEFFTTGNKKYWLDQIAKSDWGAGKYLAQLISENQLTEAVGETALVLMLTDENRLVSFCTFAPLDDIQPTDLSPWVGFVYTFPEYRGNRYAGKLLDYAECLATVMGKEAVYISTGHTGLYEKYGYEFYRMDKDMGGEDSRVYRKVLNIDGPDKDRRIEKGSAYKAAIVADARRGVDPVAYCGFSCSHCFLGQWCGGCKSSFNCCSFGTLYEKGKCPNITCAKSKGLEGCYACDALENCKIGFYADGNDGANACKAQAIFVKRHGKEQFFKVHDKLHEKYDFQKTQEILGEDLDKGLEILEKTSRNR; via the coding sequence ATGAAAATAATTGAATTCTTTACAACAGGAAATAAAAAGTATTGGCTTGACCAGATTGCCAAGTCGGACTGGGGAGCGGGAAAATATTTGGCGCAGCTTATCAGTGAAAATCAGCTCACGGAAGCTGTGGGGGAGACAGCCCTTGTCTTGATGCTTACGGATGAAAATAGATTGGTGTCATTTTGTACATTCGCGCCCCTTGATGACATACAGCCTACGGATCTGTCTCCGTGGGTGGGATTTGTATATACTTTTCCGGAATATCGTGGAAACCGGTACGCGGGAAAGCTGCTCGATTACGCCGAGTGTCTTGCAACCGTTATGGGAAAAGAGGCGGTCTATATTTCGACCGGTCATACAGGGCTTTATGAAAAATATGGATATGAATTCTATCGGATGGACAAGGACATGGGCGGTGAGGATTCCAGAGTATATCGCAAAGTTCTGAATATAGACGGCCCGGATAAGGACAGAAGAATCGAAAAAGGCAGCGCATATAAAGCAGCGATTGTAGCTGACGCGAGACGGGGAGTTGACCCGGTTGCCTATTGCGGCTTTTCATGCAGCCACTGCTTTTTAGGACAGTGGTGCGGAGGTTGTAAATCCAGTTTCAATTGCTGTTCCTTCGGCACACTGTACGAAAAAGGAAAGTGCCCGAACATTACCTGTGCCAAAAGCAAAGGACTGGAAGGGTGCTATGCCTGTGACGCGCTGGAAAACTGTAAGATCGGATTCTATGCTGACGGCAATGATGGTGCAAATGCGTGCAAGGCTCAGGCAATATTTGTAAAGCGACACGGAAAAGAACAATTCTTCAAGGTTCATGATAAACTGCATGAAAAATACGATTTTCAGAAAACCCAGGAAATATTGGGAGAAGATTTGGATAAAGGACTTGAGATTTTGGAGAAGACCAGTCGAAACAGGTAA
- the cas6 gene encoding CRISPR-associated endoribonuclease Cas6, protein MRIELQFELEKAELPKDNKSIWISFLKNVISVCNNGKFYDRYFSEVSQKDYTFSILLAKPKFVEEKVFLENNQVKMIFSADDRRKTGLIFYAAFIQAKRRRFSLPEGNGMMLNQVRQLGERLITGSKVVFRTVTGGGLVVREHNSETNQDKYYTFQDEGFEEKLKIVLRTQAEGAGFSGELAERIKVTPIQCRKVLVKFYGRYVDTTVGIFQLEGDTDLLQYFYQAGIGSRHSAGFGLMDIVTQEDV, encoded by the coding sequence TTGAGAATAGAATTGCAATTTGAGCTGGAAAAAGCAGAATTACCCAAAGATAATAAGAGTATTTGGATTTCTTTTTTGAAAAATGTTATTTCAGTCTGTAATAACGGGAAATTTTATGACAGATATTTTTCAGAAGTTAGTCAGAAAGACTATACATTTAGCATTCTTTTAGCCAAGCCAAAGTTTGTAGAAGAAAAGGTGTTTCTGGAAAATAATCAGGTGAAAATGATTTTTTCGGCGGATGACAGGAGGAAAACAGGACTTATTTTTTATGCCGCATTTATACAGGCAAAAAGGCGAAGATTTTCTCTCCCGGAAGGAAATGGAATGATGTTAAATCAGGTACGTCAGTTAGGAGAGCGGTTGATTACCGGATCTAAAGTAGTGTTTCGAACGGTGACAGGGGGCGGACTCGTAGTACGTGAGCACAATTCAGAGACGAATCAGGATAAATATTATACGTTTCAGGATGAAGGATTTGAGGAGAAGTTAAAAATAGTATTAAGAACTCAGGCGGAGGGAGCAGGATTTTCCGGAGAACTGGCAGAGAGAATCAAAGTAACACCAATTCAGTGCAGAAAGGTTCTTGTGAAATTTTATGGCAGATATGTAGATACGACCGTAGGTATTTTTCAGTTAGAAGGGGATACGGACCTGCTGCAATATTTTTATCAGGCAGGAATTGGGTCAAGGCATTCGGCAGGATTTGGATTAATGGATATTGTTACGCAGGAAGATGTATAG
- a CDS encoding AbrB/MazE/SpoVT family DNA-binding domain-containing protein: MDDVKPNNTQNGKNRYMATVKIGTKGQIIIPQKARELFHLKPGDLLLIRADSTLGIAIQPLAMVNDLLDDFFAQHLNNL, from the coding sequence ATGGATGATGTGAAGCCGAATAATACACAGAACGGAAAAAACCGCTACATGGCTACTGTTAAAATTGGAACCAAGGGACAAATTATAATCCCTCAAAAAGCGCGGGAGCTTTTTCATCTAAAGCCCGGAGATTTACTTCTCATACGAGCAGACAGCACCCTCGGTATTGCTATTCAACCGCTTGCGATGGTGAACGATCTGCTTGATGATTTTTTCGCACAACACCTGAATAATTTGTAA
- a CDS encoding MATE family efflux transporter, which yields MPSKGISKLETGSIGKLMAELCVQATFSVMLYNIYIVTDTLFVSKGVGSTASGAIGVFSPVLVFVGGISSTLGVGAGSIISRRLGEKDLAGGKIVIGCMVWVWCLCALAITVIGLIFLNPLLGLLGCTAEIYPYAVEYGRIMLLGTICSTGFSGVMRAGGDTLYSTLQWCCPVLINMALDPVLIYGFRMGITGAALATVCAQVFSLLCSIYYFFIRDATPCKIRIKDIRWDFGAFKEILSIGMPSFLNSLGNSFVGMAGNQILGTVYGTQAISTFTVISRIQTFATTPFTGVMQGIQPMLGFDWGRKNTDRIRRTVFLALRFVLIYGGLISLGLYAGAPYIIRFFSSDADVMRAGTPALQIICWAACAGGVMPVIQAFFQALGQGKRVLRLSMVCIFLIRLPFLLLGGIMKNISVMWWVFAISDWIAAVMAGFSYKKFQKERSDGKFNKEQAE from the coding sequence TTGCCGTCAAAGGGCATAAGCAAACTGGAAACAGGCTCTATCGGAAAATTGATGGCGGAGCTGTGTGTACAGGCTACATTTTCCGTCATGCTTTACAACATATATATCGTCACAGATACCTTGTTTGTTTCAAAAGGAGTAGGTAGCACAGCCAGCGGAGCAATTGGCGTATTTTCCCCGGTGCTGGTCTTTGTGGGCGGCATAAGTTCCACTTTGGGCGTGGGTGCAGGCTCCATCATATCCAGGCGGCTGGGTGAAAAGGATCTGGCGGGAGGCAAGATCGTCATTGGGTGTATGGTTTGGGTCTGGTGTTTATGTGCGTTAGCCATAACGGTCATTGGTCTGATTTTCTTAAACCCACTGCTCGGACTGCTTGGATGTACAGCCGAGATTTATCCATATGCTGTGGAATACGGACGTATCATGCTGCTGGGCACAATATGCAGTACGGGATTTTCAGGAGTCATGCGGGCCGGAGGGGACACCCTTTATTCCACGCTTCAATGGTGCTGCCCCGTCCTAATCAATATGGCATTGGATCCGGTGTTGATTTATGGATTCCGGATGGGTATTACGGGCGCCGCTCTGGCAACAGTATGTGCCCAGGTGTTTTCGCTGCTCTGCAGTATTTACTATTTCTTTATCCGCGATGCGACGCCATGCAAGATCCGGATAAAAGATATACGGTGGGACTTCGGGGCATTTAAGGAAATCCTATCAATTGGGATGCCGTCTTTTCTGAACAGCCTGGGAAACAGCTTTGTCGGCATGGCAGGCAATCAGATATTAGGAACAGTCTACGGTACACAGGCAATCAGCACCTTCACAGTAATATCCCGTATCCAGACCTTTGCCACTACGCCGTTTACCGGTGTTATGCAGGGCATACAGCCGATGCTTGGATTTGACTGGGGCAGGAAAAATACAGATCGGATAAGGAGAACGGTATTTTTAGCTCTGCGGTTTGTCCTGATTTATGGGGGCTTGATTTCGCTGGGGCTGTATGCCGGAGCGCCGTACATAATCCGATTTTTTTCCTCCGATGCAGACGTCATGCGGGCGGGAACGCCGGCCTTGCAGATTATCTGCTGGGCAGCCTGTGCCGGAGGGGTAATGCCTGTCATTCAGGCATTCTTCCAGGCGTTGGGACAGGGGAAAAGGGTGCTGCGTTTATCAATGGTATGTATTTTCTTGATTCGTCTTCCGTTTCTGTTACTCGGAGGAATCATGAAAAACATTTCTGTCATGTGGTGGGTATTTGCAATCAGCGACTGGATAGCGGCGGTCATGGCCGGATTCAGTTACAAAAAATTTCAGAAGGAGAGAAGCGATGGAAAGTTTAACAAAGAACAGGCAGAATGA
- the cas5 gene encoding CRISPR-associated protein Cas5, which translates to MRALRLIIHQSSANYKREETVDNKMTYPLPPISTVIGALHYICGYREYKEMDISIQGKYESMHREPYTDYCFLNSVQDDRGILVKMRNGSMLSNAFDKVATAKKPQGNSFREGITIHVDDQELLDEYRDLKNRKDSIDEFKKKRITPVMELLKKRKKHLAEKKKKLDRKTAEYERVVKREKEIKDREKEIKSRLDDYQRQNYTIPISRYRSLTKSMKFYEILDGITLVLHVRAADTVLEDILEHIYDLKSIGRSEDIVSVENAEIVELSEDFEDDEVTSKYAAYIDCDLVKDGRIYLRERNGKISGTKYYLNKKYEIVNGKRIFEKKKVLFVSQYTADEFGDGLYVDRYGEETYIVNFL; encoded by the coding sequence ATGAGAGCGTTACGTCTGATTATACACCAAAGCAGCGCAAATTATAAAAGAGAAGAGACGGTGGATAACAAAATGACTTATCCACTGCCTCCGATTTCGACGGTTATAGGTGCACTTCATTATATCTGTGGTTATCGGGAATATAAAGAGATGGATATCAGTATTCAGGGGAAATATGAATCAATGCATCGGGAACCATATACAGATTATTGTTTCCTGAATTCAGTACAGGATGACAGAGGGATTCTCGTGAAAATGAGGAATGGGAGCATGCTGTCGAATGCTTTTGATAAAGTGGCAACGGCGAAGAAACCTCAGGGAAATAGTTTCCGTGAAGGAATCACCATTCATGTTGATGATCAGGAACTACTGGATGAATATCGTGATTTGAAAAACCGTAAGGATTCGATTGATGAATTTAAAAAGAAACGGATCACTCCTGTGATGGAACTGCTGAAAAAGCGGAAAAAACATCTGGCAGAAAAGAAAAAAAAATTAGACAGGAAAACTGCGGAATACGAACGTGTAGTAAAACGGGAAAAGGAAATCAAGGATAGGGAAAAAGAGATTAAGTCCCGATTGGACGACTATCAGCGTCAGAATTACACGATTCCGATCAGCAGGTACCGGTCCTTGACCAAATCAATGAAATTTTATGAGATTTTGGATGGTATTACGCTTGTACTTCATGTGAGGGCAGCAGATACTGTTCTGGAGGATATTCTGGAACACATTTATGATCTGAAATCCATCGGGAGAAGTGAAGACATTGTTTCTGTAGAAAATGCAGAAATCGTTGAACTTTCAGAGGATTTTGAGGACGATGAGGTTACCAGCAAATATGCGGCCTACATTGATTGTGATCTGGTAAAAGATGGAAGGATTTATTTACGGGAAAGAAATGGAAAAATCAGCGGAACTAAGTATTATCTGAATAAGAAATATGAAATTGTGAATGGAAAGAGAATTTTTGAAAAAAAGAAGGTACTTTTCGTTTCGCAGTATACGGCAGATGAGTTTGGAGATGGACTATACGTGGATCGATACGGAGAGGAAACGTATATTGTCAATTTTTTGTAA
- a CDS encoding AbrB/MazE/SpoVT family DNA-binding domain-containing protein translates to MGKEKPAEGKFVTSVKVGPKGQIIVPKEVRDMFNIQPGDMLLMLADVEQGIAIQPLNTTNEMFENLFPRKK, encoded by the coding sequence ATGGGAAAAGAAAAACCTGCAGAGGGGAAATTTGTTACCTCGGTTAAAGTTGGGCCTAAAGGTCAAATCATTGTCCCCAAAGAGGTTAGAGATATGTTTAATATCCAGCCGGGAGATATGCTTTTGATGTTGGCCGATGTGGAACAGGGTATTGCTATTCAGCCACTCAATACCACCAATGAAATGTTTGAAAATCTGTTCCCAAGAAAGAAGTAA
- the cas8a1 gene encoding type I CRISPR-associated protein Cas8a1/Csx8, translated as MRESLENERFDTKVEPSDWRYSAAIVGLYKYLSFYGEKGTDFEIAEDAIKFNCSDISEEKYLQFVEQYYGDELQHKKLERMMCQEELSDDQIKLTNELLKGNSILKKVFGKLKFDGTNQEEILELINKNRKAIIKETYRNKSNMYANFANTGQLLEEKKDCCRLWGYYVDGGRKSKAISYNFDVNTFVAQDDILFDFIPFSFLGERESFFINDSFSVEQLIHTNIELERFIENEIALSEGKAVDARKVLFKSIQTVSDFLDYDVEIIVKNRENDFFETLYIRKESIEVLRKLKIYEPFCCSKKINDNYYVNIQKKVLECILNLIRTDELIELYLKDNEDRSEYLVSQFVKINQLICGGDEEMKQSMKAAYACAKEVAKKLPDNKRESYRQKLTSAIVFKDYDRCCQILLQLSNYSDVTFDFAYSLFENFEENKDIAYTFINALTKKKDND; from the coding sequence GTGAGAGAGAGCTTAGAAAATGAACGGTTCGATACGAAGGTTGAACCGTCGGACTGGAGATATTCGGCGGCAATTGTGGGACTTTATAAGTATTTAAGCTTTTATGGAGAGAAAGGAACGGATTTTGAGATTGCGGAAGATGCTATAAAATTCAACTGTTCGGATATCTCAGAAGAAAAATATCTTCAATTTGTCGAGCAATATTATGGGGATGAACTTCAGCATAAAAAGCTGGAACGAATGATGTGTCAGGAAGAACTTTCGGATGACCAGATTAAGTTGACCAATGAATTACTAAAAGGGAACTCCATATTGAAAAAAGTTTTTGGAAAATTGAAGTTTGATGGAACAAACCAAGAAGAAATTTTGGAGCTGATCAACAAAAACAGAAAAGCGATAATAAAAGAAACATATCGCAATAAATCAAATATGTATGCTAACTTTGCGAATACAGGACAGCTTCTGGAAGAAAAGAAGGACTGTTGCAGGTTATGGGGATATTATGTAGATGGAGGAAGGAAGAGCAAAGCTATTTCTTATAATTTTGATGTGAACACGTTTGTGGCACAGGATGATATTCTTTTTGATTTTATTCCATTTAGTTTTTTGGGAGAAAGAGAGAGTTTTTTTATCAATGACAGTTTTTCAGTGGAACAGTTGATCCATACCAATATAGAACTGGAACGTTTTATAGAAAATGAAATTGCCCTCTCTGAGGGGAAAGCCGTGGATGCCAGAAAGGTCCTTTTTAAATCCATACAGACAGTGTCAGATTTTCTTGATTATGATGTGGAAATAATCGTGAAGAATAGAGAGAATGACTTTTTTGAAACATTGTATATCCGTAAAGAGAGCATTGAGGTTTTAAGAAAACTGAAAATATATGAGCCATTCTGTTGTTCAAAGAAAATCAATGACAATTACTATGTGAATATACAGAAGAAGGTGCTGGAATGTATTCTGAATCTGATTCGGACAGATGAATTGATTGAGTTGTACCTAAAGGATAATGAGGATCGTTCAGAATATCTGGTTTCACAGTTCGTGAAAATAAATCAATTGATTTGTGGAGGTGACGAGGAAATGAAACAATCAATGAAGGCGGCTTACGCCTGTGCGAAAGAAGTGGCGAAAAAGCTTCCGGATAATAAAAGGGAAAGTTATCGGCAGAAGCTTACGAGTGCAATTGTATTTAAGGATTACGACCGCTGTTGTCAAATATTGTTACAGCTATCTAATTATTCAGATGTGACATTTGATTTTGCATATAGCCTGTTTGAAAATTTCGAGGAAAATAAAGATATTGCATATACATTCATTAATGCGCTGACAAAGAAAAAGGACAATGATTAG
- a CDS encoding helix-turn-helix domain-containing protein, whose amino-acid sequence MTYITGDTIKKLREKKKLTQKQLAEKLMVTDKAVSKWETGRGFPDVSILSGLAEALAVSVPELLTGDVAANKNVSASMKRSKFYVCPICGNVIHAMGEGAFSCCGIRLPVLEEEATDAEHEITVENIDGELFVYLNHPMEKEHFISFVAYVADKGIQMEKLYPEQSPELRLRRMRHGKIFAFCNRHGLFCHNV is encoded by the coding sequence ATGACCTATATCACAGGAGATACCATTAAGAAATTACGGGAAAAAAAGAAACTTACGCAAAAACAACTGGCCGAAAAGCTGATGGTAACAGATAAAGCAGTTTCAAAGTGGGAGACAGGCCGGGGATTTCCGGATGTCAGTATTCTTTCCGGGCTTGCCGAGGCATTAGCGGTCTCTGTGCCGGAGCTTTTGACCGGAGATGTTGCTGCTAACAAAAATGTGTCCGCGAGTATGAAACGAAGCAAATTCTATGTATGTCCGATCTGCGGCAACGTGATTCATGCGATGGGAGAAGGGGCATTTTCCTGTTGCGGAATCCGCCTGCCTGTACTGGAGGAAGAAGCGACAGATGCAGAGCATGAGATTACTGTGGAAAATATCGATGGTGAACTGTTTGTTTATCTGAATCACCCGATGGAGAAGGAGCATTTTATTTCCTTTGTCGCTTATGTTGCTGACAAGGGCATTCAGATGGAGAAACTCTATCCGGAACAGTCGCCGGAACTTCGGCTTCGCAGAATGAGGCACGGAAAAATTTTCGCATTCTGTAATCGTCATGGACTTTTTTGCCACAATGTCTAA
- a CDS encoding ECF transporter S component, whose product MNSKTKKMTTLAVLCAISYVVMGRIPIVLFLKYDPKDVIITLGGLIWGPMSACIVSVIVSFIEMFTVSETGILGCLMNIVSSCSFACTASAIYKKKHTLSGAVIGLGVGSVAMVAVMLLWNYLITPLYMGYPREAVVELLLPAFLPFNAIKAGLNAAFTFLLYKPITTALRRSGYISLSEKEHRSRFSVGLILLAVMIIVSCILFILSMNGIL is encoded by the coding sequence ATGAATAGTAAAACGAAAAAAATGACAACCTTAGCGGTACTGTGCGCAATATCTTATGTGGTTATGGGGCGTATTCCGATTGTGCTATTCCTCAAATATGATCCGAAAGATGTAATCATCACATTGGGTGGGTTGATATGGGGGCCGATGAGCGCTTGTATTGTGTCTGTGATTGTTTCTTTTATCGAAATGTTTACAGTCAGCGAAACTGGAATTTTAGGCTGCCTTATGAATATCGTCTCCAGCTGCTCATTTGCTTGTACCGCTTCTGCAATTTACAAGAAAAAGCATACGTTATCCGGAGCTGTCATTGGATTAGGAGTCGGAAGTGTGGCAATGGTTGCCGTTATGCTGTTATGGAATTATCTTATTACGCCCCTTTATATGGGGTATCCAAGAGAGGCTGTTGTAGAATTACTGTTGCCTGCATTTTTGCCGTTCAATGCGATTAAAGCCGGGCTTAATGCCGCATTTACATTTTTGCTGTATAAACCTATTACAACAGCTTTAAGGAGAAGCGGTTATATTTCTTTATCTGAAAAGGAACATCGTAGCCGTTTTTCTGTTGGACTGATTCTGCTGGCGGTGATGATTATCGTTAGCTGCATTTTATTCATTTTGTCTATGAATGGAATACTATAA
- a CDS encoding riboflavin kinase, with protein sequence MENTKHIPVYTMKGTVIHGRGIGKLVGMPTANLKVEQEHELPTAGVYIAKVLLEGRTYYGITHIGTRPTVDSDRHISVEPHILNFNEDLYGCEMEIQLFTKLRSPQRFDNLSLLLEQIIKDCILVREFWGIEQITSCLRIDVNTHSVEINQQEIFLSIKEFDLLYFLYSNPDVTFTKKQLYEAVWHEPANDRYHAVENTVFQIRKKLSRNEKSHDFIKTIVGYGYKINLE encoded by the coding sequence ATGGAAAATACAAAACATATTCCGGTTTATACAATGAAGGGGACGGTCATACATGGGCGTGGGATCGGTAAATTAGTAGGTATGCCTACGGCAAATCTAAAAGTAGAACAAGAGCATGAGCTGCCAACGGCCGGCGTATATATTGCTAAAGTTCTTTTAGAGGGCAGAACATATTATGGTATCACGCACATTGGAACACGCCCAACGGTTGATAGTGATCGTCATATATCTGTAGAGCCCCATATTTTGAATTTCAATGAAGACCTCTATGGCTGTGAAATGGAAATACAATTATTTACAAAACTTCGCAGCCCACAAAGGTTTGACAATTTGTCATTGCTATTGGAACAAATCATAAAAGATTGTATATTGGTTCGGGAATTTTGGGGGATAGAGCAAATCACCTCTTGTTTGCGTATTGACGTAAACACCCATAGCGTAGAGATAAATCAGCAGGAGATTTTTTTATCAATAAAGGAATTTGATCTTTTATATTTCCTCTATTCAAATCCGGATGTTACTTTTACCAAAAAGCAGCTTTATGAAGCGGTTTGGCATGAGCCGGCAAATGATAGGTATCACGCAGTCGAAAATACCGTTTTTCAAATAAGGAAAAAGCTGAGCCGGAATGAGAAATCGCATGATTTTATTAAAACAATAGTCGGATATGGATATAAAATCAATCTGGAATAG
- the cas7i gene encoding type I-B CRISPR-associated protein Cas7/Cst2/DevR, translated as MKQKALTLTVVANMTSNYSEGLGNIASVQKVFRNRKVYTIRSRESLKNALMVQAGMYDDLQTEVDGATQKLVTEELNAATCRALEGGYMSTKGTTYVRKSSVYLTDAISCESFVNETRFHNNLYLAGNFAEANGMNIQNDAGKVGLMPYQYEYDKSLKIYSLTIDLEMVGKDENFNAEASKEEKAERVKALLNAVETLSLVVKGNLDNAEPVFIVGGISDRKTHYFENVIHVEEDKLVVSQDLKDKIGQGYHCGLLRGKMLANEQEIEKELEPETIPAFFGILKDEVNAYYEV; from the coding sequence ATGAAACAAAAGGCGTTAACGTTGACCGTTGTGGCAAACATGACATCAAATTATTCAGAGGGCCTGGGAAATATTGCAAGTGTACAGAAAGTATTCAGGAATAGAAAGGTCTATACGATTCGCAGCAGGGAAAGCCTGAAAAATGCATTGATGGTGCAGGCAGGAATGTATGATGATTTACAAACAGAAGTGGATGGAGCTACGCAGAAATTAGTGACAGAAGAATTGAATGCAGCGACCTGCAGAGCGCTGGAGGGCGGATATATGAGCACCAAGGGTACTACATATGTGAGAAAAAGTTCCGTTTATCTGACGGATGCTATTTCCTGTGAAAGCTTTGTAAATGAGACCAGATTTCATAATAATCTTTACCTCGCGGGAAATTTTGCTGAGGCGAATGGTATGAATATTCAGAATGATGCGGGAAAAGTGGGATTAATGCCATATCAATACGAGTATGATAAATCATTAAAGATTTATAGTTTGACGATCGATCTGGAGATGGTGGGAAAAGATGAGAATTTTAACGCCGAAGCTTCTAAAGAGGAAAAGGCGGAACGTGTGAAGGCGCTGCTAAATGCAGTTGAAACGTTAAGTCTGGTCGTAAAGGGTAATTTAGACAATGCGGAACCAGTGTTCATAGTGGGCGGCATTTCTGACAGAAAGACTCATTATTTTGAAAATGTTATCCATGTGGAAGAGGATAAGCTCGTAGTTTCACAGGATTTGAAAGATAAGATAGGACAGGGATACCACTGTGGATTGCTGAGAGGAAAGATGCTTGCTAATGAGCAGGAGATTGAAAAAGAATTAGAGCCTGAAACCATTCCGGCATTTTTTGGAATATTAAAGGATGAAGTGAATGCCTATTATGAAGTATAA
- a CDS encoding ABC-2 family transporter protein: MIICFFGVISIPEKIQTGELDLYLTKPVNPLLRITFEKVDPGAIPLLIFSAYIVVYGVRESGVSLSYANIIGYLFQVLLMTILYYDMELLIRCFAFFVFSVNNLVKIENTAVDLCLKIPGIAFYGIYKFIFYCVLPYGVIATLPTQAVTGALSAKGLIFGVVIVCIFTFFALSFWTYGIRRYESASS; this comes from the coding sequence ATGATCATTTGCTTTTTTGGGGTGATATCCATACCGGAGAAAATACAAACAGGAGAACTGGATTTATATCTGACCAAACCAGTGAATCCACTACTTCGGATTACATTTGAAAAAGTAGATCCAGGTGCCATACCACTTCTGATATTCAGCGCATATATCGTTGTATATGGGGTTAGAGAAAGTGGAGTGAGTCTTTCGTATGCTAATATTATTGGATATTTGTTTCAGGTTTTGTTAATGACCATACTGTACTACGATATGGAACTTCTGATACGATGTTTTGCCTTTTTTGTGTTCTCTGTAAACAATCTGGTGAAAATAGAGAATACGGCTGTGGATTTGTGTTTGAAAATACCGGGGATCGCTTTTTATGGAATCTATAAGTTTATTTTTTATTGTGTATTGCCGTACGGAGTAATTGCGACGCTGCCAACGCAGGCGGTGACAGGGGCATTGTCAGCAAAAGGATTGATTTTTGGGGTGGTAATTGTGTGCATATTTACATTCTTTGCATTATCATTTTGGACATATGGCATACGCAGATATGAAAGTGCAAGCAGTTAA